A genomic window from Salvelinus sp. IW2-2015 linkage group LG13, ASM291031v2, whole genome shotgun sequence includes:
- the psmg4 gene encoding proteasome assembly chaperone 4, with amino-acid sequence MNIAESGAVGDAITVHDFSEKILEQTVHFHVIKLNGGFFLWVGSNPVLSNLAVSMESKFDSMPLSTLILGDPSDTTPNSLAQRLTKRTKKQVYVSYSLPMTDSNLSLLVENRIKKEMEVHPDKF; translated from the exons ATGAACATAGCAGAGAGTGGAGCAGTAGGCGATGCCATTACAGTCCACGATTTCTCCGAGAAGATTCTGGAGCAAACGGTTCACTTTCACGTCATAAAACTCAATGGAGGATTTTTCCTTTGGGTGGGCTCGAACCCCGTCTTGTCCAACTTGGCTGTTTCAATGGAAAGTAAATTT GATTCGATGCCGCTCTCTACGTTAATCCTGGGGGACCCATCGGACACCACTCCAAATTCACTGGCGCAGAGATTGA CTAAAAGGACTAAGAAACAGGTGTATGTGAGCTACTCCCTGCCCATGACTGACTCCAACCTGTCTCTGCTGGTAGAGAACAGGATAAAGAAAGAGATGGAAGTTCACCCTGACAAGTTTTAa